A region of the Sphingobium yanoikuyae genome:
GCCAGCACCTTGGCGACGGCCGTCAGGTCGAGCAGGTGCGGGCTATAGGCCTGCACGGCGGCGATCCGCTTTTCCATCGTGGCCGCGCCGGGGAAGGTGGCGAGATGATGCGCCAGTTCAGCCTTCAGCGCATCGTCATGGGCCGCGATCCAGTCCGGCGGGAACAGGAACAGCGGTTGCGCCCGCAGGAACGCCTCGACACCGGCATGGCGCAACAGGGCCAGCCGCGTTTCGAAGCAGCGGCGGGTATGGGGTGACAGTGTCCGCCAGCCGTTGATGACGATCAGGCTGTCGAGCCGAGAGGTCGCGATCGCCAGTTCCATGCCGATCGCGCCGCCCAGCGCATGGCCGATGAAATGCGCGCTGCCGATGCCCAGAGCATCCATCAGGGCGATGACGTCGCCCGCCATATCCTCGACCGAGGTGGTTTCCGGCAATGTCCGGTCGCTGCGGCCGGTGCCGCGATGGTCATAGGCAATGACGTGGAAATGCTCGGCCAGCGCCGGGATGTTCGGCGCCCAATAGCTGGCCGATCCGCCAAGCCCGCTCGACAGGATCAGCGGCGGGGCGTCCGCGCGCCCGTGGGTTTCATGATAGAGGCCGGCGGCCTCAGCCAAGATGCGCGACCGAGGCGATCTCGACCAGGCAATCGGGCTTCACCAGATCGCACCTGATGCAGTAGCGCGCCGGCTTGTCGCCGGGAAAATATTCGGCATAGACGGCGTTGAAGGCCGCGTAATCGCCCAGATCCTTGAGGAAGATATGGTTCATGGCGATGTCGGCCATGGTGCCGCCGGCTGCCTCGACCGTGATCCTGATGACGTCCAGCACATGGCGGGTCTGCGCGGCGGCGTCGCCGACATGCAGCACCGTGCCGCCTTCGCCCAGCGCCAGCACACCCGAGACATAGATCGTATCCCGGCCCTGACACCCGCCGAATAGGGGGCGATCGGGGTCGGGAACTGGGGCGGATTGATCGGTTCGAAGGGCATCAGATCTCCTTGGGCGGAAGCTGGCCGACGGCGGTGCGGAAATCGGCGACATTGCTCACCCAGCCGAAGAATTTCTCGACATTGTAAAGGCTCGCCTCGCGGATGAAATCCGGCCCCAGATGATGCACCGCATCTTCCAGCAGCACGCCGAAATATTCGAGATGGAAACCGTCGCGCAGGGTCGATTCCACGCAGACATTGGTGGCGATGCCGGTGAAGACCAGGGTACGGATGCCGCGTGCGCGCAGCACGCTATCCAGTTGCGAGTTGAAGAAGGCGGAATAGCGCGGCTTGTGGACGCGCAGATCGTTCTCGTGCGGCGCCAGCGCCTCCACCAGTTCATAGTCCCATCCGCCGCGCGCCAGGAATTTGCCCGCCAGGTCCGGCCGTGCCCGCATGGTCTTGAGCGCATTGGACTTGTGCCAGTTGGGAGACAGCGGCGTGCCGGCCTCCGTGTAGGCGGCGTCCCAGCCATTTTGCAGGAAGATCACCGGCATGCCGACGGTGCGCGCCGCGTCGAGGGCATCGGCGATCCGGGGGATGACGCCGGCGGCCGGGCCGACGTCGAAGCCGGCCTCGTCGACATAGCCGCCCTTGCTGGCATAGGCATTCTGCATGTCGACGACGATCAGCGCTGTCGTCGCGGCATCGAGCCGGATTGCTTCAGGGCGCGCCGGCAGCACCACGCAAGGGCCGGTACGGGACGGGGCGGGATCGACGATGGCTTCGCTCACCGGTGCAGGATTGAGCAGATGCACCCAATGGTCAAGCGCGGCCGTCATGGCGCCATCGGGCTTGTTCCTGCTTGTCGCATCGATTTCGCTTGGTCTTGCGGTC
Encoded here:
- the rutD gene encoding pyrimidine utilization protein D, producing the protein MAEAAGLYHETHGRADAPPLILSSGLGGSASYWAPNIPALAEHFHVIAYDHRGTGRSDRTLPETTSVEDMAGDVIALMDALGIGSAHFIGHALGGAIGMELAIATSRLDSLIVINGWRTLSPHTRRCFETRLALLRHAGVEAFLRAQPLFLFPPDWIAAHDDALKAELAHHLATFPGAATMEKRIAAVQAYSPHLLDLTAVAKVLAIATRDDFLVPHASALDVAAPIAWARTASFDWGGHACNVTDPDAFHRLVLPFLRS
- the rutB gene encoding pyrimidine utilization protein B; protein product: MTAALDHWVHLLNPAPVSEAIVDPAPSRTGPCVVLPARPEAIRLDAATTALIVVDMQNAYASKGGYVDEAGFDVGPAAGVIPRIADALDAARTVGMPVIFLQNGWDAAYTEAGTPLSPNWHKSNALKTMRARPDLAGKFLARGGWDYELVEALAPHENDLRVHKPRYSAFFNSQLDSVLRARGIRTLVFTGIATNVCVESTLRDGFHLEYFGVLLEDAVHHLGPDFIREASLYNVEKFFGWVSNVADFRTAVGQLPPKEI